ACTTCATGCACGAGTCTGTGATCATCGTCCGCCAGGACGACGGCGCCCTGCGAGGATTCTACAACAGCTGCGGCCATCGCGGGCAGCGGCTTGCCTGGGAAAGCAGCTCCTCCGACGGTTTCACCTGCCCCTATCATGGCTGGCTGTGGGGCAAGGACGGCGTTCTTGCCGACCTGCCCGATCCCGACGACTTTCCACAGGGCAATCCTTGTGGCCGGCTTTCCCTGCGTGAAGTGCGCGTTGCCAGCTGGGGCGGGTTCGTCTGGTACGCGATGAGCGCCGCCGCGCCCTCCTTCGAGGCGTTTCTCGGCCCCGTATTCCACCAATATGACAATTTCCCGCTCGACACGATGATCCGGGTCTTCCAGATCAAAATCGATCTCGACACCAATTGGAAATTCGCGACCGAAAATTTCTCGGAAAGCTATCACACCCGCACCGCCCATCCGCAGGTGTCCGCCTTCTGCGATCAGGATCATTGGAACGCGCGGCTTGAGATGTTCCGCGAAGGCCATGGCCGAACCATCCAGCCCTTCCGCCCATCGCTGCGCGACAATCCCTATGGGGCTGGTCCGCATCCGTTCGAGGAGGTGTTGCGCAACTGGGGCCTCGACCCGGCCGATTACCCCGACTTTGAAACCATGGTGGTGCGTGGTTGGCACGACCTTGCCGCCGCCAAGCGCCGGTTGGGGCCTGGACGGGGACGCAACTGGTATGCGCGGCTCAGCGACCGGGAACTGACCGAGAGCATCCACTCGACCATCTTTCCGAATGTGACGCTGACCTTCGGGCCGGATGAAATCTTCTTCCAGCGCACCGAGCCGCACCCCGACGATCCGGGCAAATGCACGTTCGACCTGTGGTGCATGGTCTTTCCGGTGGAGGGGCAGGATCTCACCGAAACGCCCATGGTCGGTTCGGAACGATTGCCGATCCGCGAGGCGCCCCCGATCCACCGCCCCTTCGATCGCGGGCGCGGCGTGCCCGAATTGCATGGCGGCGTCGTGATCCAGGACCTGATGCTCGCAGAGGGGCAGCAGCGCGGCTTGCGCTCGCAGGGTTACACCGACGCCTATCTTGCCGGGCAGGAGACGCGGGTGCGTTTCTTCAACGAAGTGTTGAACGACTATCTGGAGGGGCGTCGCTGATGAAGCTGCTGGTGATGGCGGCGGCCGGTAATCAGGGCCGCATACTCCTGCCGCGCTTGCGGGAAGCCGGAATCGAAGTACGCGCCGTGCGCGCGCGATCGGATTGCGAGGACGAGTTGAAAAAGCTCGGCGCCAACGAAGTGATGGTGGGCGATGCTTGCGACCGGGCGTTCCTGCGCGAAGCGGTCGCCGGGGTCGACGCCGTCTATTATATCACCCCCACCGCCCATCCGCAGGAGCGCGAGATGGGTTGGGCGATGATCGACGCCGTGCGTGAGAGCGGCATCGGCCATCTCATCTACAGTTCCGTGCTTCATCCGATCGCCAGCCCCATGTTGCAGCACAAAGCCAAGCGGGACATCGAGGAGCGATTGCTGGAAGCCAATATCGCCTTCACCGTGTTGCAGCCCGCCGACTACATGATGCCAAACGTCATCGGCGAAGCGATCCGCAGCCGCGTCTGGCGTCAGCTCTATGACCTGGACCGCGTGCAGGCGATGGTGGCGCTGGAGGATGTTGCCGAGGTCGTCGTCAAGGTCGCGCGGGAGCATGAGGCGCATTTTGGCGCGACCTATCAGCTTTGCGCACCGGGTAATTTTTCCGGCAACGACATCGCCGCCGCGATTGCGCGCGTGACGGGATTGGACATCGGCGCGGAAATCATCACCCCGGATGATTATTTCCGGGCCTTTTACGGCATGGGGGATGGCGACGCCTACCGTTATCCCAAGGCGATGATCCGATCGGTTGCCATGTGGTACGGCCAATATGATTTCGTCGGCAACCCGAACGTCCTGACCTGGCTGCTCGGCCGGCCGCCCACGACGCTGGATCAGTTCATCGGAAAGATCTGGCGAGATCGGGGCTGATGGCGAGGTAGATCAGGACCGAAAGCGAAACATCGATCCTGATCCCGGCTTCCGTTCAGAACCACATGGGCAGGGAAAAATGGCGTCTGAGGATGCGTTCCCGGTGCGCGATGAGAACGTCGGGCACCGGCTGGCCGATCAATTGGACGCAGCCTGCCCCCCAATCCCTATAATATTGCGGCATCGGGCAGTCCGCCTCGTCCATCGCAACAACCAGGTTGGAAAAACAGGTCCAGTAGATGTCCGCCGCGCTGAGAGCGTCACCGACCAGATAATCGCTTCCCCTGGCCTGCTGCTTCTCAGCCCGGCGGGCTAGCATGTCGAGGATCTGGCCTGCTCGCGACGCCGCATGATCGAGCGGGGCGCCACTTGAAAATTTTCGGCGCATATGCTCGATCGGCACGCCCGCATTGGTCTGTTCCATGATGTGCAGCATCAACAGCCGCGCCGACCAGCCGAATCCATCCTCGCCGCACAGTTCATGGGCGATGCCGAACATGGCCACGCGCTCCTCCTCGTCCAGCGGCACCAGTCGGGGCTCGGGCTGCATACGCTCGGCCAGCATC
This region of Sphingobium sp. MI1205 genomic DNA includes:
- a CDS encoding SDR family oxidoreductase, which produces MKLLVMAAAGNQGRILLPRLREAGIEVRAVRARSDCEDELKKLGANEVMVGDACDRAFLREAVAGVDAVYYITPTAHPQEREMGWAMIDAVRESGIGHLIYSSVLHPIASPMLQHKAKRDIEERLLEANIAFTVLQPADYMMPNVIGEAIRSRVWRQLYDLDRVQAMVALEDVAEVVVKVAREHEAHFGATYQLCAPGNFSGNDIAAAIARVTGLDIGAEIITPDDYFRAFYGMGDGDAYRYPKAMIRSVAMWYGQYDFVGNPNVLTWLLGRPPTTLDQFIGKIWRDRG
- a CDS encoding aromatic ring-hydroxylating oxygenase subunit alpha — protein: MDISAVMNGADATNVRGDPMNGERYWSPAFAQAEWDHMWKKVWHIAGRENEVPEPGDYLVHDFMHESVIIVRQDDGALRGFYNSCGHRGQRLAWESSSSDGFTCPYHGWLWGKDGVLADLPDPDDFPQGNPCGRLSLREVRVASWGGFVWYAMSAAAPSFEAFLGPVFHQYDNFPLDTMIRVFQIKIDLDTNWKFATENFSESYHTRTAHPQVSAFCDQDHWNARLEMFREGHGRTIQPFRPSLRDNPYGAGPHPFEEVLRNWGLDPADYPDFETMVVRGWHDLAAAKRRLGPGRGRNWYARLSDRELTESIHSTIFPNVTLTFGPDEIFFQRTEPHPDDPGKCTFDLWCMVFPVEGQDLTETPMVGSERLPIREAPPIHRPFDRGRGVPELHGGVVIQDLMLAEGQQRGLRSQGYTDAYLAGQETRVRFFNEVLNDYLEGRR